The window TATATGacttttaattatattaaatatctAAGTCAACGTGTATCTTGCATGCAATTAATAATTAATGAATCCCCACTTTGCTTATTAAATTAAAACGTGAAATTTATAGAGAATTCTATCTTTTGTCAAATGTCAATTTTTCTCCTGTCAATTAAAAAGATCCTCTTCAGAATCCACACCTTGTCGCATGAGATCTACCGAGAAAATGAAATAACATCAACTGTTCAAAATAAATCTTATCTAGTACGTAGCCACCACGTAATGAGAAATATGATCACAAAAGATGCAAACAGTCCTTACTTGATTTTTGAATCTTCATTTGTTTTTCATAATTGACAATAATGCATCATATAAGAATACTTTAGTTGGACTTTGGCCTGACCTAGCACCTTACTTGATAGCTGATTGCAACTTGAAGGAGTACTAAATTTGCTCAGTCATATGTTTAGATATCCTCGAGAGATTCTATCAGATTTTGTCAAGATTTCCTGTTGCTGACCGGATCTTGTATGAATAGACTTATGGGACTTGCATTTGCATACATAAAAAGAGTGACTTATTATTTATTGATCTTTTATAGTTATATCTCAGGAATATTTCTTATAAATATATACTTTATTCTTTAATTGCATAATTGTATTTGACCGACTATGAGAGGGCATTGTAGATAATGGATCGATGTATTGATTAGTTATTTCTAATATGTATCTTTGAATTTTAATGACTGATTTTGTAGACTAGTAAAATACAATATGCAATATTTTCACTTTACTTGGACAATTAGAACACacacaaataaaataaataaagtatGAAATCTTAAAGATACACCAAGATATTTTTATTGAAGAGGTCAAGAAATAGAGAGGAGATGAATGGCCATGTGTGAGAGACAGAAGAATGCTACCTTTTAATTAGATAAAATCTCATCCTAGGCCATTAAGATTAGCTCTAACGAGTATTGTAGTGTTATTAGTCTTGACATATATAATCAATTTTGGTTcaaaaattagaatatttttatctatattaaagttattttttttaaaaaaatatttactcttaaacttgaaaattatttgaaaatttatattttaattttaaatgtaaaatattttaaaaatttattacatATATAATGTATATTATTTTactgtttttatatatattttaaaatataacttaTAATGATTCGATCAATAGTGCTAAGAAAATGTTCCTATTTGATTGTTTTTTCCGGAATTGATTGAGTAAACTACTAGATTGTTTACGTTAGGATTAATACACATGcaataagaaaaattatttatatgTATCATAATTAATTACACGTATATATATATACTGCTTTGCTTTGCTTTGCATGCATTAATTACGTGCTTAATTTGATGTCCAATTTACTTAGTAAATATATGTTGTTCTGGTGACAGTAGTGCCTTTGGGTCATATGTCTGCTTCAACTGCATAAACCTTTTCCACTTAACTTCCCCAAAGTGTTCCATCCAATCGGTTCGCGATGTATAATGAGCTAAATACTGCTTTGCTTGGACGCCCTGTCGATGGCAAAACCCTAATATTTCATTGTTACCGGCCTCAAGGTTCTTCCAGTCCTGCTCTGTGGAAGTCCAAAGAAACTCTACACTATAGAAGACGTCCTCATCAGGGACTACGACAGTCATGTTCTCATTCCACCTGCAAGTAATTAATTAGCATGCATACTCTagctaattaactaattaattaactatggAGCTAGGTAGACATTGTACGTATACCTATTCCTGTTCATGGGGTAGAGTAATACAACGCCTGTAGGGTTAATGTTTTGGAGGATCCCTTCGGCTCCAGTCTGAAAGTCTCGGATTCTAGACTTGGGCACGAAGAGATTGAGCCATGGATGGCGGATTTTGCTGGGGTCGACGGCCATGGAGCTTTTTCTATGTTCCTCCTCAGTGTAGACTCTGTTCAGGAATTCAAGATGGCTCACGTCCTTACTGAAGGCAAACCCAGGGACAAAGCTCAGCTGTTGCAGCAAGCCCTCGATCGACTTTCTGTGATCGATCATCAGATTATATACACAACACATGGAATGGAGTTGTTAATTAGATCTTCCTTAGTACTTTTAGAATATGATATTGTACCTGATCCACCAAGGACGTAGAGTCGAAGAACACGGCTACTTCCAAGAGGTACATTGCGTTGAACTCGGCAGTGAGCTGGTTGATTCTCTCGGCTTCTTCGATGGAGAAGAAGTTGGGGTCGTCGACTTGCTGGTGGTTCAGGAGGACCTGCCCCTCCACGTAGTCGAACCCGACTGTGTCTCTCAGCGAGATCAGGAACTCTTGGTCACTTTTGTTAAAACACAGAGATAAAATAATTGATAAATATGGTAATATTATCAAAGTAAtataaaaaagggggaaattATAGATAGAATAGAATTTTCAAGCAATACTAATTTCTTTCtattaagtttaaataaaataaataaatcagagAATTATCATGTGAGATTATGAAATATCTATCTTGACAAAAAATATCCATATGTTAAGATGTCTATAACAAGAGTTATAACTCAGTTGATAGAGCATCTCGTTTACGCGTGCGCCAATGCTTTTCAAAGGAGCCAATTATGTAATAAACATAATTGATCGTATTGAAAAATTTATGTCTTACCCTATTCCATAGATTCGAGGGAATAAGACGACAATAGCTTGACCTGACAAATATTTGGTTTGGTCCGATTCAGGTAATAATTAGCATGTGAAGTTTCGAAAAAGGATCCATTTTacgtgattttattttattttttaccaAAGATTATTTTTAGGATTTGAATATCTTTTGATGAAAGTAATATATGGAATAATAATATATTAcgataattatataaaaataatgataattGCTATTAATTACCTTGTCAAGCTGTCGAAGTCGGTGTAGAACAGCCTCAGCCATCGGACCTTCGCCGGCGTTGGGCGGAGACTGATCCGAGCTCGGGTGATGATGCCCAACTGGCCAAGTCCGCCGAGGACTCCGTTGAATAAGTCTGAGTGCAACTCCGGAGAGCATGTTATCATCTCACCCTTTCCGGTGATGACGTCTAACTCGAGCACGCTGGAGACCATCGGCCCGTGCTGGAAAACCATGCCGCCGATACCGGCGTTCGACAGCGTGCCGCCGACCGTCAAATATAAGTAGTCCACCCACGACCGCATCGACATTCCGTGCCTCAGCGTCTCTTCCAGCACGTCCATCCAGAGCTGCTCCCCGCCGGCGTCGACGTACGACTCCTCCGCCGACACACGGATCCGCTGCCCTCCGCCGCGGAGCTCCGCCATGTCGATGGCCACGCCGCCGGGCGCGAAGGCCTGCCCGTGGGTGGAGTGCCCGTTGCCGCGGGCAGCGACGGAGAACGGGGAGTCAGCGCGGTTCGCGCAACGGATGAGCGCCGCGATGTCCTCCGGCGAAGAGGGGCGGAGGACGGCCGCCGGAGGCGCGGCACTGATGATGCCGCCGTAGTCGGTGGCGAATCGGGCGACGGCGACGCCGTCGGAATGGAGCTTGCTTGCGATCTCGGGTGCAATGTTGTCGAGCCACGATGAAGTTCCGGCAGCCATTTTGGTTTATGATTAATTAACTCGGCGCGCGGTGGATTTTGAGCGGGAAGTGGCTGTGGAGTCTATTTATCGTGTTCAGAGTTACCGGAAAAACGACTTCTCtaactgtatttaataattatatcATCCTGTCGACGGAAAATTTGCTAAATATAGATATGAATATGATGATGTATAATTCAAAAAATACATTATTCTTAAAGATAATTTGCTTGTAAAATTTAAATGCATATCCTCTCTAgtgaaattaaaatatcttttatctTTATTTATCCTTCTTCCAgctaatataaaaatttaataagcTTAAGGGTTAATTCTCAATTTAGTCCCCTATTATTTGACGTGGTGCTGATTTCATCCCTAatttttcaattgatcaaatttagTCCTTCAATTTTTGAACGTTTTCCCAAATTGATCCTTCCGTCCAAATCTCCGTTAAAATAGACGGGAAAACTTGTTTAACTGGTGGAAGTGACCTATGTGTTGCTTTTATTGTTGCGTTATTTCCCCATTCTGGAGATGACCTAGAAGGAGATACTAACGCCTTGTTCAGCGATTTCGGGAGAGGTAGCATATTCTTGCCGCTGTTGCCATTCTTTCTCCTCTCTGATTCCATTTCACCCTTCAACAGGTCTCCCCTTTCCTTCTACCATTTTCTcttttgttattttaattttagcTTATCGTTCATTTGTCACAGAGTGTCGTCAAGTTTATCATTCATCTGTCACCGAGTTTCGTCAATGATTGATTGCTATAGGCACTTGGTAGAATTTAATCTCACTGGTGAATTTCACTTTCTTTCCTTTTCTCAAAAAGATTTACTCTTTCCAATCTTCCCACGAGGCTACGCCAATTTAATTTCTATGCCCCACTttgtaaaagaaaaaatatactagTTTGTTATGTTATTTTGTTTTCGAAGCGCAAAAGGGAAGCTTTAAAAGTTTGCACAGTTGGAAGTTTGATCACGATGTCATATACAGATATACTCCCTCACTACGCACTGTCAAGTAATTTTGGCTATTATTTTATTATAGCTTTTgtgtttatatttaaaaattttaactatgTATTGACTATATTATGCAGACATAGTTGAACTTGTTTAAGGTGACTCGTGTTAAAATGGTGAgccttttgaaaattttaatcttttaaCGCAATTTATACTTTTTCTCATTGGAAATAATGTTCTTTTAAATATATTTCTGATGTAGGGAAAAACATGTGTTGTATTTGTTGGATGTAAACTTGGTATTTATGATAGTTGGGCAGAAACACATAATGAAGTGAATAAATTTAGTGGTGCTTTACACAAATCATATTGGAGCAGAGAAGAGACAGAGAAAGCTTATGGTGCATTTTTAAAGACACAGTCGAAACAACCCGCAGCTGCTTCATTTGCTTTCAGTGATAACAATTCTTTGACTTCAACTTCAAATTCCAGTTCAAGTACAACACCTAACGAATCTGAAAAAATTGCTAAGCTACGAGATGTTCGACTGGAGTTAAAACGTGAGAATCGCGATATGTAGCAAGAGTTGCGAAGATATATGGAAAGATGGATACAATATTTGAATCCTTGCACTTGTGATGATGATGGAACTTGTTATTGTTACTACTCAATTGTATTATTAGTTAATGTTGTTCTCAGATATTAACCCTTTGTGTTGTATCACTTATTACCAAACTGAATGATCTATTAGTTATGGTTTTTATATTTAATGGTCCCTTTTATCTTAGGAAATATGCAagtgatatgtttttttttaaacttttaattaccatagaaatgattttttttttttgtattttaaacAAATGAACTAGAAGGCTATGCAATAGGTTCTCTCTGCCATAGCACGTGCAAAGTGAGATTATGCTTCTTGATGAATTTAAATAAAATGGGTTTGTATAAAGCTAATGTGCTAGCATTTTATTGCTTGAATCAAGGAGCAGTCTATGTGTGTTAAAAGATCCATTTTACCTTTATACAAAAGAGGTTGGAAGAGTGTTAATAATGAGCAAGTTCCCCATGCAAAGTACTCACCAAAACATGTATCCATCATTCCAAAACATAAACTCCAACACTAAAATATCGTACCTAACTAAAACATAACAACCATAAGCATCAAAATATCCACCAGTACCAATACACAACAACCACTAGTACCAAAAGTAAAAATCCAAAATTCATACAATAAGCAATGATCATTTCTTGATGACAGAAGAATGTGATGAAGTTATTCTCTTCTTCGAGATATTTGGGCCAAACCTAAGCTTTGAAACTGGTTGAGAGATTAATTGAATTTGTCTTCTTGAATCACTTGATATCGATTGAAGTCTGGAGATTGTGGTGTAATTTCTACCACCTTTGACAAACACTGGTGTTTGAATGATGGTAGATTGATCCACCTAAATTCATTTCAACAATATGTTTAATAGTTTAATACATGGAAGCAAAAGCATAAAATGAAATTAAGTAAACTTACATTCACATTAGATAAGGTGTTCGAGCTCCctcctgttagctagagccctagagccaatcatttgatgattgtattttggacttattgtataatattctatatatataaaggcatttggattttggttattatacttacttgtattggtgccaaataaactaagtataataatgtcattgagtagatggttctcacctatatcaattggttagttgaaccgatagtgagatgatatagggaacactactcttaatcattcctagtcgagtattaacattcagggacaatgttaatgcaataagactagcatgtaggtcaactcgatgacttgatctcgcaagtcatggatatagagatatcaagttgacacatgggtatacattagagaatgtatactgaatgacccgccatgagaaagtatcatggatcgttatatgagtgtcatatactttctcatatggctattagtatgactattagtccttagacctgaagtcaccatggttccctacataaggagttatgtactttagtttcgtcaaacgtcacccgtaactgggtggactataaaggcgattactgggtatgtaacaatttatgcggagggatgtgagtgatgtagatgggatctatccctcctatatgacgggagtgacatcggtattcttgatagagtgagaccacgaagtgcatgaccatgcccaaatgagtcaatataggatattgagctcatttgatttagtgagtctacttggagttcaggatttatattgatcagaggatgacacggtctatgcctcatattgatcaatctagatgtctaggatagaaggacacttgtcatatattgtgaggagtcacaattaatagtcacaaggtgatgttggatctcaacatttcttgtaacttgggtagcaatgatgtattgctagataccgctcattgcttatgtttttaaaggagtttagaaacattgccaacgttacaagaacctattgggtcatacacaaagaacaagtggatggagattaggttcatatgatgaaccaattggattaggttcatatgatgaaccaattagattaggttcatatgatgaaccaattggattcggattgatttaaattagacttattgagttagactcaattagattcaattgttgaatgagtctaatttaaatttgattcattaagtcaatttatattaatgaattgagattcattagattgaaattggcttggatcaaagaatgaattcaactcaacatggaagagatttggtcaattttgacttgaccaaaatgggaagttgaaacatcaagtttgacttgatgaattgccacttcatggaggatgactcatcctacatggcagccacatcatctccacctcatgaggtgtgccaccttatggaggttatgtaggaccgttgggccggctagaagggttggtaaataacttGTCAAAAAatcagacaacccttcctcgaacgattaagctaacacttgtaaaatgaattaagcagataaataaaaacataaaagaaaagactgttggtgcaatatcccttaggtcaaggttgactggtttgaccaagcttgagtcttggtcatagtttcgatgtttgacaatacatgtagacacatggacaatgcaggtgcagttgttcatatggggagattctgatcagggactgatcagtgtgaatgaagaagagtcaagtaggtatacctgactggaaggaaaccttggtgagtgaagccaggtgaaagtcctagtgagtgaagctaggc is drawn from Zingiber officinale cultivar Zhangliang chromosome 1B, Zo_v1.1, whole genome shotgun sequence and contains these coding sequences:
- the LOC122043987 gene encoding cytokinin dehydrogenase 6-like; its protein translation is MAAGTSSWLDNIAPEIASKLHSDGVAVARFATDYGGIISAAPPAAVLRPSSPEDIAALIRCANRADSPFSVAARGNGHSTHGQAFAPGGVAIDMAELRGGGQRIRVSAEESYVDAGGEQLWMDVLEETLRHGMSMRSWVDYLYLTVGGTLSNAGIGGMVFQHGPMVSSVLELDVITGKGEMITCSPELHSDLFNGVLGGLGQLGIITRARISLRPTPAKVRWLRLFYTDFDSLTSDQEFLISLRDTVGFDYVEGQVLLNHQQVDDPNFFSIEEAERINQLTAEFNAIKSIEGLLQQLSFVPGFAFSKDVSHLEFLNRVYTEEEHRKSSMAVDPSKIRHPWLNLFVPKSRIRDFQTGAEGILQNINPTGVVLLYPMNRNRWNENMTVVVPDEDVFYSVEFLWTSTEQDWKNLEAGNNEILGFCHRQGVQAKQYLAHYTSRTDWMEHFGEVKWKRFMQLKQTYDPKALLSPEQHIFTK